One window of Gloeocapsa sp. PCC 73106 genomic DNA carries:
- a CDS encoding ABC transporter ATP-binding protein, with product MNTPKITLSSVETTSAHLSLHNISKVFNGRTSLVDNLRRRTSKEFVAIADIDLEVLPNTFVSIIGPSGCGKSTLLNIIAGLSQPTTGHVSINGQIIAAPGPDRGVVFQNYALMPWMTVAENIQFAVETVFPSMAIAQRKSIVQEYIGLVGLRGTETKHPHELSGGMKQRVGIARALAINPQILLMDEPFGALDALTRGFLQDEVERIWEQERKSVILITHSIEEALLLSDQIVMMTRGPAARIAQVLDVSFPRPRRREELDQYPGYHDLKAAMEQHLSYETRAVEESRIRK from the coding sequence ATGAATACTCCAAAAATCACGCTTTCTTCAGTCGAAACAACATCTGCTCATTTGTCACTGCACAATATTTCTAAAGTATTTAACGGACGAACGAGTCTTGTGGATAACCTGCGGCGGCGGACTTCCAAAGAATTTGTGGCGATCGCGGATATTGACCTAGAAGTATTGCCTAACACGTTTGTATCCATCATTGGCCCATCAGGTTGTGGCAAGTCCACATTGCTGAATATCATCGCCGGTTTATCTCAACCCACAACCGGTCATGTCAGCATCAATGGTCAGATCATTGCTGCACCGGGTCCTGATCGCGGGGTCGTGTTTCAAAATTATGCCCTGATGCCCTGGATGACAGTTGCCGAAAACATTCAGTTTGCTGTGGAAACTGTGTTTCCCTCCATGGCGATCGCCCAACGCAAGTCGATCGTGCAAGAGTACATTGGCTTGGTGGGGTTGCGAGGAACCGAAACCAAACATCCCCATGAACTCTCAGGCGGCATGAAACAGCGGGTTGGCATTGCCCGCGCCTTAGCCATTAATCCCCAGATACTGTTGATGGATGAGCCATTTGGGGCGTTGGATGCACTAACACGAGGCTTCCTCCAGGACGAAGTTGAGCGAATTTGGGAGCAGGAACGCAAATCGGTGATTCTGATTACCCACAGTATTGAAGAGGCACTGCTGTTATCCGATCAGATTGTAATGATGACACGGGGTCCAGCGGCGCGCATTGCCCAAGTCTTGGATGTGTCGTTTCCTCGTCCGCGTCGGCGTGAGGAACTTGATCAATATCCGGGCTATCACGACTTGAAAGCGGCAATGGAACAACATCTTTCCTATGAAACCCGGGCTGTGGAAGAATCCCGCATTCGCAAATAA
- a CDS encoding IS4 family transposase produces MSILLEYESHFTKYLTQTQIEALRILLWLLMIHKQVRIERLAACFPLPILYESRRKHIQRFLILSALSVSLLWFPLIKSLINKEFKIGSRLIITIDRTQWKDKNVFVVAVIWKKRALPIYWLLLNKRGASNLAEQQALIRPVLRLLREYELVIIGDREFHSVKLGYWLKQIGKKQQVFFAFRQKLPTNYKKTNKDYQTFEKLKIMPGMKKFLTEVSVTKEKGFGKFNVGAYWKRKYKEKQEEQPWIILTNLATIEDVLKVYKARTGIEAMFKDCKTGGYNLEGSKANTKRLTSLILLIAIAYTSTSLKGKMFRQTH; encoded by the coding sequence ATGAGTATTTTATTAGAATACGAATCCCATTTTACCAAATATTTAACCCAAACGCAAATAGAAGCTTTAAGAATTTTGCTGTGGTTACTCATGATTCATAAACAGGTGAGAATAGAAAGATTAGCAGCTTGTTTTCCTTTACCAATCCTTTATGAAAGTAGAAGAAAACATATCCAACGCTTTCTAATTTTGTCAGCCTTAAGTGTTTCTTTGTTGTGGTTCCCTCTCATTAAATCTCTGATTAATAAAGAGTTTAAAATCGGGTCTCGTTTAATTATAACTATTGACCGAACTCAGTGGAAAGATAAAAATGTTTTTGTAGTTGCTGTTATCTGGAAAAAACGGGCTTTACCCATCTATTGGCTACTTTTAAACAAAAGAGGGGCTAGTAATTTAGCCGAACAACAAGCATTAATCCGACCAGTTCTTCGTTTATTAAGAGAGTATGAATTGGTCATCATAGGTGACCGCGAATTTCATAGTGTTAAGTTAGGTTATTGGTTAAAACAAATAGGAAAAAAGCAACAAGTGTTCTTCGCGTTTCGTCAAAAACTACCAACTAATTATAAAAAGACAAATAAAGATTATCAAACCTTTGAAAAATTGAAAATAATGCCTGGAATGAAAAAGTTTCTCACGGAGGTTTCTGTCACCAAAGAAAAAGGATTTGGAAAATTTAATGTGGGAGCTTACTGGAAACGAAAGTATAAAGAAAAACAAGAAGAACAGCCTTGGATTATCTTAACTAATTTAGCTACAATTGAAGATGTCTTGAAAGTTTATAAAGCAAGAACTGGTATTGAAGCAATGTTCAAAGATTGCAAGACGGGGGGCTATAATCTAGAAGGAAGTAAGGCTAATACAAAGCGACTAACTTCTTTGATTTTATTAATAGCAATAGCTTACACATCCACCTCTTTAAAAGGTAAGATGTTTCGACAAACACATC
- the ntrB gene encoding nitrate ABC transporter permease, giving the protein MTNPVLRSARAQTKSFRLNTDQRAFLLFGVILGSFLALWELGVHFKLFLPIMPSASQTIADFWFWISNPFFDNGPNDQGIGLLLLTSLRRVTSGFLIGSAIAIPLGVLIGLSPVVSKAVDPFIQILRPVSPLAWLPLGLALMRDSEKTALFVIAITSIWPTLINTRFGVSNVDPAYLNVASTLGASRWRTITKVILPAAAPSIVSGLRISLGIAWLVIVAAEILLSGGIGYFVWNEWNNLKITSIITAILIVGLVGLLMDRLFGLLQHWVSFGQRD; this is encoded by the coding sequence ATGACAAATCCCGTTTTACGGTCTGCCCGAGCGCAGACAAAATCCTTCAGATTGAATACGGATCAACGAGCCTTTCTGTTGTTTGGGGTGATTCTGGGCTCGTTTTTAGCTCTCTGGGAACTAGGCGTACACTTCAAGCTGTTTCTGCCGATTATGCCCTCCGCCAGCCAGACGATCGCCGATTTCTGGTTCTGGATCTCGAATCCTTTCTTTGACAATGGACCCAATGATCAGGGCATCGGACTGCTATTATTGACCAGTTTACGCCGAGTCACGAGCGGATTTCTGATTGGATCGGCGATCGCTATTCCTCTCGGCGTTCTAATTGGCTTATCCCCAGTTGTGTCTAAAGCCGTTGATCCTTTCATTCAAATTCTCCGTCCCGTTTCGCCCTTAGCCTGGTTGCCGCTGGGTTTGGCGTTGATGCGAGACTCAGAAAAAACAGCCTTGTTTGTGATTGCGATTACCAGCATTTGGCCCACCCTGATCAACACCCGGTTTGGGGTGAGCAATGTCGATCCGGCTTACCTCAACGTAGCTAGTACCTTAGGAGCTTCCCGTTGGCGCACCATTACCAAAGTGATTCTGCCTGCTGCCGCACCAAGTATTGTCTCCGGATTGCGGATTAGCCTCGGGATTGCCTGGCTAGTGATCGTGGCGGCAGAAATTTTGCTTAGCGGTGGGATTGGCTATTTCGTTTGGAATGAATGGAACAACTTGAAGATCACCAGCATTATCACAGCCATTTTAATTGTGGGGCTGGTGGGGTTGCTGATGGATCGTCTGTTTGGTTTACTGCAACATTGGGTTTCTTTTGGGCAAAGGGATTAG
- a CDS encoding DUF1348 family protein, giving the protein METKPPLPPFTLETAKAKVQAAEDAWNTRNPEKVALAYTEDSEWRNRAEFLQGREEIKASDGVTGWL; this is encoded by the coding sequence ATGGAAACAAAACCACCTTTACCTCCCTTTACGCTAGAAACAGCAAAAGCCAAAGTTCAAGCAGCCGAAGACGCTTGGAACACGCGCAATCCCGAAAAAGTCGCTCTCGCTTACACCGAGGATTCCGAATGGCGCAACCGAGCGGAATTTCTGCAGGGGCGAGAAGAGATTAAAGCCTCTGACGGGGTGACAGGGTGGCTATAA
- the cynS gene encoding cyanase, translating into MSNTEISPITATLLAAKKAKGITFADLEQAIGRDEVWIAAVIYRQASASADEASKLLHTLGLSEDLVAELTASSVKGLGPVVPTDPLIYRFYEIMQVYGMPMKEIIHEKFGDGIMSAIDFTLDIEKVEDPKGDRVKVTMNGKFLPYKKW; encoded by the coding sequence ATGTCAAACACTGAAATCTCCCCCATTACTGCCACTCTTTTGGCAGCCAAAAAGGCCAAAGGGATTACCTTTGCTGACTTAGAGCAGGCAATCGGTCGCGACGAAGTCTGGATTGCTGCCGTGATCTATCGGCAAGCCAGTGCTTCCGCTGATGAAGCCAGTAAGTTGTTACACACCTTGGGGTTAAGCGAGGATTTGGTGGCTGAACTCACCGCATCTTCGGTTAAAGGATTAGGGCCGGTTGTTCCCACTGATCCCCTGATCTATCGCTTTTACGAAATCATGCAGGTGTATGGAATGCCAATGAAGGAGATCATTCATGAGAAGTTTGGGGATGGCATCATGAGTGCGATCGACTTCACGTTAGATATTGAGAAAGTGGAAGATCCCAAGGGCGATCGCGTCAAAGTAACGATGAATGGCAAGTTCCTTCCCTACAAGAAATGGTAA